From the genome of Mucilaginibacter paludis DSM 18603:
ATCACCTTCGGCAGAACAGCTACCCATAATGGCTACGCCACTGTCTTTCATTACGGTGCGCACATCCTTAAAGTCGACGTTGATATACCCCGGCAAAGTGATGATCTCGGCAATACCTTTGGCTGCTGTTGTTAAAATATTATCAGCCTGAGCAAATGCAGAGCCCAGAGTAAGGTTGCCAAATATTTCTCTTAAACGATCGTTAGAAATTACCAGGAAGGAGTCTACATGTTTTTTAAACTCTTCCAACCCCTCTTCGGCCTGCATCTTACGACGTTTGCCCTCGAAAGAAAAAGGCGTGGTAATAATACCAACGGTTAGTATATCCAATTCGCGGGCGGCCTTGGCAATAATGGGGCTTGCGCCGGTACCGGTACCACCACCCATACCCGCTGTTATAAACAACATTTTGGTATTTGAACCCAGCATCAGTTTAATATCATCGATATTTTCAATCGCCGAATTTTTGCCTACTTCAGGGATAGAGCCCGCGCCCATTCCTTCGGTTAAACTGGCGCCTAACTGCACCTTGTTCGGGATAGGGCTTAATTCTAAAGCCTGGGCATCGGTATTACAGATAATGAAATCAACACCTGTAATCCCTTGCTTGTACATGTGGTTAACAGCGTTGCCACCACCTCCTCCAACACCAATAACCTTGATGATGGAAGACTTTTCTTTTAACATCTCAAACTGCATAATCCTTTTTTTCAGCTATATGTGATCGACGATAGTCCAGATTTTATCTAATGTAATATTAAGAGTTTTTCCACATAGTTTATTAACATTTGTCAATAATGTGGAAAAGTTATTCTTTGTTGAAAATTTATTTCAAAAAGTCCTCATCTTTAATATCATCCCTGATAAATTTCTTTCCTGTTTCTAAAATCTTACCAAACAATCCAAATTTTCTGTCTTCAGAGAATTTGGGCTTTTCAACTCTTACCTCCTGCACCGGCATTACGGTATCTTCCATTTTCTGGATACCTTTGATCAGCAAACCAATACCTGTAGCAAAAGTTGGGCTCTGTAATTCCTCGTAAATATTTTTGGGCAGTACATCATTTTTGGCCAGGTGCTCGTTAGGATAACCAACGCGGCAGTCTAAACCGGTAACATACTCTACTAATTGCGGCAAATGTTTTAACTGCGCACCACCACCGGTTATTACAATACCTGCTATCAGCTTCTTTTCGTAACCGGATGTTTTAATTTCGTAGTATACATGCTCCACAATCTCTTCCATACGTGCCTGTATCACGTAGGCCAGATTTTTAATCGAGATCTCTTTAGGCTCGCGCCCGCGTAAACCGGGTACACATACGATTTCGTTATCCTTGTTTTCATCAGCCAGGGCCGATCCGAAACGGGTTTTCAACTGCTCGGCAATATTGCGCATCACAGAACATCCCTCGCGTATATCTTCGGTAATGCTGTTACCGCCAAACGGAATAACGGCGGTATGGCGGATAATCCCTTCATGAAAAATAGCCACATCGGTAGTACCGCCACCTATATCAACCAGTACCACGCCCGCTTCCTTTTCCTCCTCGCTCAATACCGCTTCTGATGATGCCAACGGCTCCAATATCAGCTCCTGGCTTTCCAGATGCGCCTTGTTAACACACTTTACAATATTTTTAATAGCGGTTACCTGGCCCGATATGATATGGAAGTTGGCTTCAAGCCTTACGCCAGCCATCCCTATAGGGTCTTTGATACCGGGTTCGTTATCTACGGTAAATTCCTGCGGTAAAACGTGGATAATCTCCTCGCCGGGAGGCATTACCAGGTTATACATATCCTCTATCAGTTTCTCAATATCCTTCCGGCTTATTTCGGTATTTAAATCGCGACGGGTAATTAAACCACGATGCTGCAAGCTTTTAATATGCTGACCCGCTATACCTACGTTTACCACCTTAACTTCAACGTTTGACTGCGTGCCCGCTACATCAACCGCCTGCGTTATCCCCTGCACAGTTTTATCAATATTAGATACCATCCCACGCGTTACACCTGCCGACTCCGCCTTTCCGATACCCAAAACCTCTATCTTCCCATTCTTGCTTCTGCGGCCAACGATAGCGCATATTTTTGTAGTCCCAATGTCTAATCCTACAACAATTGGTGAACTTTTCTCGTTTGTCAGGCTTTTGTCCATATCAATCCTCTCTTAATGTTATATTTTTCTTAGTAGATGTGTCCGGTTTAATTGAAGTAATTTTCCTGTTCACACTATCTTTCTTAAGAACTTCGTTTTTAATGCCCACCACCTGGTTGGCATATTTTATATTAATTATCTTATACGTATCCTGCCCCACTTTAGGTAAGGCCTGTTTGTAAAAAGCCAGCAGATTTGCAAATTTTATTGCTAACGAATCTGCATTGCCTAACAATATCCTGTGATTGCCAACTCTGGGTATCAGTTCGATCTCGTGAGTGCTATTCACATAGATCTGAACGATTTGAACGCTCCATAAAGAATCTTTTCGGATAAAATCGGCCGTTCTGTATAAATCGGTAGTGAGCGTATTATGTAACGAGTCAACCCGGTTGGCAAACAGCTCTTCGATATAACCGGTAGCCACCAAAACTTTTGCTGTAAAATTGGCTGATAAAGGTATTTTTAAGCCATGCTGATCGACATAAAAATCCTGGTCGAATTTGTTTAATATCCTTAAGATAGGCTGGCGCTGACTGATCTCGACATGCACAACGCCATCCATTTCCATATAAACCTTGGCAAACTCAATAAATGGATTTGCTTTCAATTTATTTTCTAAAGCGTGGATATTGATATCATCCAGCTTGCGCCCTATTATAGCTTTGCTTTTTACCTGTAAAATATTATCGACCTCTTCTTTATCAATAAAATACTGATTGCCGGGGATATAAATTTTAACATCGGTGCAAAGCACTGCCGATTTTTTACTTTCAATAAAACTCATGAGCACAATAATGCCACCTATGCTGGTTACCCAGGCAAAGCCGATTAGTATATGCCTCCATATAGGTTTATTGAACATGTTGCAAAGCCAGTTTTAAGGGTTCAACTAATTGATCAATATCGCCCGCGCCTACCGTTAAAAGCAGTTCGGGCTTTTCCATTCGTACAATATCAATACACTCCTGCTTGCTGCACAGGCGCTTATTGGCTAAATCCATGCGGCTCAAAATCATATCGGCGTTTACCCCTTCGATAGGGAGCTCACGTGCCGGATAAATATCCATCAGCAGCAACTCATCGCTCATATCTAAAACATCGGCAAAGCCATCCACAAAATCGCGCGTGCGTGTAAATAAATGCGGCTGAAAAACAGTGGTTAACTTTTTACCTGGATATAATTGTTTGATTGACGATATGCAAGCCCGCAATTCTTCGGGGTGATGGGCATAATCGTCAATGTAAATGTGTTTATCCGTTTTTACAACATACTCAAAACGACGCTTTACCCCTCTGAAAGAGGTTAGTGCCTTATGAATGGCATCGGGCTTAACCTTTAAATACAAAGCCGCTTGTATGGCAGCCACCGCATTATCGATATTGTGAATACCGGCGATGCCAAGTTGAATATTATTGATGGTTTCCTTCCCGTTATTAAAGTTGAACCAAAACGCGCCGTTCTCTATCCGGATATTATCGCCTATGGCATCGGCAAACGTATTGATGCCGTAAGTGTCGCCGCTGTGGATGGGCAGACCTTTATGATAGATTAACCTGCCGCCAATTTTAAGTTGCGATGCAAAAAGCTGGAACGACTCCTTGAGCCGCTCATGGTCACCATAAATATCCAGGTGATCGGCATCCATTGAGGTAATGATAGCCACATCCGGATGTAGCGTAAGGAAAGAGCGGTCATACTCATCGGCCTCTATCACCACCACCTTACTTTTACCAAAAAGCACATTGGTATTGTAGTTGGTGGCAATGCCGCCTAAAAATGCAGAACAGTCTATCCCTGATGATTTAAGGATATGAGCTATCATGCTTGATGTCGTAGTTTTTCCGTGTGTACCGGCTACAGCAATGGTAATCAAATCCTTGCTGATGATACCCAATACCTCCGAGCGTTTTTTAGGCTCAAAACCCTTCTCCCTGAAAAAGCTAAGAATCTCGGCGTAATGCGGTATAGCCGGAGTATAAATAATCAGCGTGCCCTTATTGGGTTTATAAAAATTAACAGGGATGGTATCTATGTTATCCTCATAGGTAACCTGGATGCCCTCTTTAACTAATTGCTTGGTTAACGGGGTTGATGTTTTATCGTATCCGCAAACAACACAGCCCAAATGCTTGAAATAGCGCGCAAGGCCACTCATACCGATGCCCCCGATGCCAACCAAGTAAACTTGCTCTATATTGTTTAATTTCATTTTTTTCTTTTTAAAGCCCCCTCTTTGGGAAAAGGGAGCTTTGATTTAATTGTCAATTGTTATCTGGATAACCTCTTTTGCAATAACCTCATCGGCATTTGGCAGGGCCAGTTTACCAATGTTATCGCCTAATGTTTTTCGTTTGGCTGCATCTTTCAATAATTCCAGAACCTTATCTATCAGTTTTTCTTCAGCATCCCTGTCGGCTACTAACATTGCCGCATTGGTTTGCACTAAAGCCAAAGCGTTTTTGGTTTGATGATCTTCGGCCACGTTGGGCGAAGGCACCAGTATTACCGGTTTTTTTATAATGCAGAGCTCGGCAATAGTACCCGCCCCAGCGCGCGAGATAATTACATCGGCCGCGGCATAAGCCAGATCCATCCGGTTTAAAAACTCCATAATGCGGATGTTGGGGTGATAATTCTCGCCCAGCTTCTCCACAATATCCTTGTAGTAATATTTACCGGTTTGCCATATTACCTGCACATCAGCCGCTATTAATTTATCCAAACCGGCCATTACGCTTTTATTCAACGTTCCGGCACCAAGGCTCCCGCCGGTAATCAGGATAGTTTTTTTAGCCGTGGATAACTTTAAAAGCTCTAAAGATGATATACGCTTGTTAGCAATATCAACCGACTCTTTACGTACCGGGTTCCCGGTTTTAATGATTTTATCCTGAGGAAAAAACTGCCCCATTCCATCAAAGGCGACACAGATGGTTTCCGCTTTTTTGCTGAGCCACTTGTTGGTGACGCCAGCGTAAGAGTTTTGCTCCTGTATTAAATAAGGTATCCCTTTTAACGAAGCAGCGTAAAGCAACGGCCCGGAAGCATAGCCGCCAACGCCTACCACGGCATTGGGTTTAAAATCCTTTATAATGGTCAATGCCTTGCGCACACTTTTTAGCAACTTAACCGGAAACATCACGTTTTTCCATATTGAGCCGCGTTGTATGCCCTGGATATCCAAACCAATAATTTGATAACCGGCAGCCGGAACCTTTTCCATCTCCATACGGCCCAAAGCACCTACAAAAAGGATCTCGTGTTGAGGATTGAGCTTTTTTAAAGCATTAGCAATAGCAATAGCCGGAAAAATATGCCCCCCCGTGCCCCCGCCGCTGATGATAATGCGCTGTGGCCCAATAACCCCATTTGGGGCTAACTTGCGATTGGCTGGTTTTTTATTGCTTTGCATTGCTTGCTTCTTATCTTTATTTGTTAATCATCATTCTACCCTTAACTACTCCCCCCCTTTCAGGGGCCGGGGGCTTTACGCCACTTCTGTTATTTCTCCTACAATTATTTTCTTAGGCTCCTCAATATCACGGCTTACCGACAAAATGATACCGAACGCCACACTGGTGAATAAAATTGATGTACCACCCATGCTTACTAAAGGCAATGGCACCCCGGTTACAGGCCCAAGCCCTACAGCCACAGCCATATTGGCAAATGCTTGTATGGTTAAACTAAAGCTTAGCCCTGCGGCCAACAAAGCGCCAAATGCCTTTGGAGCTTTAGTTACTATCTTGATGCAGCGGTATAACAAAAACAAGTAAATGCCTACAAGGGCAAAGCCCCCTATTAAACCATATTCTTCTACGATGATGGCGTAGATCTCATCCGAAAATGAATCGGGTAAAAAATTACGCTCTGTACTGTTGCCCGGCCCTTTGCCTAATATGCCACCTGTGGCAATCGCTATTTTTGAATGGTCGGACTGGAAAGATTTATCCGAACTCACCTTTTCCGGATGCATAAACGTGTGGATACGCGAGATATAAGTAGTACGGCGCGGGCCTAAAAAAACAACCCCGGCCAGCAATACCGCCCCGGCCAAACAAACCACAGCAATTTGCTTGATACTGATACGGCCAATAATGAGCAATAAAATACTAACGCCAAACAACATCAGGGCTGTTGATAAATTGGCCAGCGCAATTAAAATAAATACAACACATACCGAACCCATAATTGGGATAAAGGATTGTTTAACATCCTTTATGTTTTCTTGCTTCCGCGATAAGGTACGTGCCAGGTAGGTAATTAAAGCCAGCTTAGCCAAATCGGATGTTTGGAAACTTAAGCCTGTACCGGGGATAGCTATCCAGCGGCTGGCATCGTTTACATGGCTACCAAAAACCAGCGTATATAATAACAGCGGAATAGTGGCTATCATCAACACCTTCGATATACCTGCATAATAACGGTAATCCAGCTTATGCGAAATATACATCAGCGCGATGCCGCCAACTATCATGGCCAGGTGTTTCATCAAAATAGACTCAGCACCTACGCCACGCTTGTAGGCAAGCGTACCGGTTGAGCTATATACAGCCAGCAAAGAAATCATGGATAGTAATATGACGATGAGCCATATCCACCGGTCTCCCTTTGTTCTGTTTAATATATTGCTTATCCTGCTATTCATTGCCACTGATTCTATTTTTGATTACACCGATTATTATTGTTTTTGATTACACCGATTATTTTTGATTACACCGATTCTATTTTTTGATTTGCACATTTGCACCACTGATTAAAATGATTATTTATGATTTCACTGATTTTGATTGTACTTTCCTAATTACCCGATTGCTTCTTTGACTACACCGATTTTATTTTCTTTTGCACATTTACTCATTTGCACATCCGCACATTTACTACAGTTCCTTTATGGCTTGCTTAAACTGATTGCCCCGGTCTTCATAGCTTTCAAACAGATCAAAGCTGGCGCAGGCTGGCGAAAGCAATACGGTATCGCCTTTGGTAGCCAGGTGATAGGCAACCTGTACAGCTTCGGATGCAGAACTTGTGTTTACTATCACATCTACATCATCTTCAAAAGCATCATGGATACGGTTGTTATCCTTGCCCATGCATACAATTGATTTCACTTTTTGCTTTACCAACTCCTTCAGCATATTATAGTCGTTACCTTTATCAACGCCACCTAAAATTAAGATCACGTTATTGCTCATACTCTCGAGCGCGTACCAGGTAGAGTTTACGTTAGTGGCCTTTGAATCGTTGATGAAGCTGATACCCGATATTTTGCCAACAAACTCCAACCTATGCTCAATGTTCTGGAAATCTTCCATGCTGTCGCGGATAGTTTTGTTGCGGATATCCAATACTTTGGATGTGATTCCGGAAGCCATTGAGTTGTAGATGTTGTGTTTACCCTGCAGGGCCAGTTTGTTTAATGACATTTTAAAATGTTCTAATGTTGCGTTTATAATTAGGTCTTGTTGATCAAGGTATGCCCCCCGTTCAACTTTCTTCTCAATTGAAAATGTTAATAGTTGTGCCTCAATTTCCCGTTCGGCAATTCCTTTGATAGTTTCCGGGTCATCGGCGCAGTAAATAAAATAATCAGCGGCTGTCTGGTTTTGTGCTATCCT
Proteins encoded in this window:
- a CDS encoding FtsW/RodA/SpoVE family cell cycle protein; translation: MNSRISNILNRTKGDRWIWLIVILLSMISLLAVYSSTGTLAYKRGVGAESILMKHLAMIVGGIALMYISHKLDYRYYAGISKVLMIATIPLLLYTLVFGSHVNDASRWIAIPGTGLSFQTSDLAKLALITYLARTLSRKQENIKDVKQSFIPIMGSVCVVFILIALANLSTALMLFGVSILLLIIGRISIKQIAVVCLAGAVLLAGVVFLGPRRTTYISRIHTFMHPEKVSSDKSFQSDHSKIAIATGGILGKGPGNSTERNFLPDSFSDEIYAIIVEEYGLIGGFALVGIYLFLLYRCIKIVTKAPKAFGALLAAGLSFSLTIQAFANMAVAVGLGPVTGVPLPLVSMGGTSILFTSVAFGIILSVSRDIEEPKKIIVGEITEVA
- the murC gene encoding UDP-N-acetylmuramate--L-alanine ligase, which produces MKLNNIEQVYLVGIGGIGMSGLARYFKHLGCVVCGYDKTSTPLTKQLVKEGIQVTYEDNIDTIPVNFYKPNKGTLIIYTPAIPHYAEILSFFREKGFEPKKRSEVLGIISKDLITIAVAGTHGKTTTSSMIAHILKSSGIDCSAFLGGIATNYNTNVLFGKSKVVVIEADEYDRSFLTLHPDVAIITSMDADHLDIYGDHERLKESFQLFASQLKIGGRLIYHKGLPIHSGDTYGINTFADAIGDNIRIENGAFWFNFNNGKETINNIQLGIAGIHNIDNAVAAIQAALYLKVKPDAIHKALTSFRGVKRRFEYVVKTDKHIYIDDYAHHPEELRACISSIKQLYPGKKLTTVFQPHLFTRTRDFVDGFADVLDMSDELLLMDIYPARELPIEGVNADMILSRMDLANKRLCSKQECIDIVRMEKPELLLTVGAGDIDQLVEPLKLALQHVQ
- the murD gene encoding UDP-N-acetylmuramoyl-L-alanine--D-glutamate ligase encodes the protein METPNNIANQKLPLQGAGGLLVVLGAGESGTGAAYLAKQQGYDVFVSDFGAISDKYKTQLSNWGIRFEEKQHTEAEILSASEIVKSPGIPDKAPIIKKIKEKGIALISEIEFAGRYTDAKMICITGSNGKTTTTSLTYHILKNAGLNVGLAGNIGKSFAYQVATEQFDYYVLEISSFMLDNMYKFKADIAVLLNITPDHLDRYDYKMENYTASKFRIAQNQTAADYFIYCADDPETIKGIAEREIEAQLLTFSIEKKVERGAYLDQQDLIINATLEHFKMSLNKLALQGKHNIYNSMASGITSKVLDIRNKTIRDSMEDFQNIEHRLEFVGKISGISFINDSKATNVNSTWYALESMSNNVILILGGVDKGNDYNMLKELVKQKVKSIVCMGKDNNRIHDAFEDDVDVIVNTSSASEAVQVAYHLATKGDTVLLSPACASFDLFESYEDRGNQFKQAIKEL
- the murG gene encoding undecaprenyldiphospho-muramoylpentapeptide beta-N-acetylglucosaminyltransferase; its protein translation is MQSNKKPANRKLAPNGVIGPQRIIISGGGTGGHIFPAIAIANALKKLNPQHEILFVGALGRMEMEKVPAAGYQIIGLDIQGIQRGSIWKNVMFPVKLLKSVRKALTIIKDFKPNAVVGVGGYASGPLLYAASLKGIPYLIQEQNSYAGVTNKWLSKKAETICVAFDGMGQFFPQDKIIKTGNPVRKESVDIANKRISSLELLKLSTAKKTILITGGSLGAGTLNKSVMAGLDKLIAADVQVIWQTGKYYYKDIVEKLGENYHPNIRIMEFLNRMDLAYAAADVIISRAGAGTIAELCIIKKPVILVPSPNVAEDHQTKNALALVQTNAAMLVADRDAEEKLIDKVLELLKDAAKRKTLGDNIGKLALPNADEVIAKEVIQITIDN
- the ftsA gene encoding cell division protein FtsA produces the protein MDKSLTNEKSSPIVVGLDIGTTKICAIVGRRSKNGKIEVLGIGKAESAGVTRGMVSNIDKTVQGITQAVDVAGTQSNVEVKVVNVGIAGQHIKSLQHRGLITRRDLNTEISRKDIEKLIEDMYNLVMPPGEEIIHVLPQEFTVDNEPGIKDPIGMAGVRLEANFHIISGQVTAIKNIVKCVNKAHLESQELILEPLASSEAVLSEEEKEAGVVLVDIGGGTTDVAIFHEGIIRHTAVIPFGGNSITEDIREGCSVMRNIAEQLKTRFGSALADENKDNEIVCVPGLRGREPKEISIKNLAYVIQARMEEIVEHVYYEIKTSGYEKKLIAGIVITGGGAQLKHLPQLVEYVTGLDCRVGYPNEHLAKNDVLPKNIYEELQSPTFATGIGLLIKGIQKMEDTVMPVQEVRVEKPKFSEDRKFGLFGKILETGKKFIRDDIKDEDFLK
- a CDS encoding cell division protein FtsQ/DivIB, whose product is MFNKPIWRHILIGFAWVTSIGGIIVLMSFIESKKSAVLCTDVKIYIPGNQYFIDKEEVDNILQVKSKAIIGRKLDDINIHALENKLKANPFIEFAKVYMEMDGVVHVEISQRQPILRILNKFDQDFYVDQHGLKIPLSANFTAKVLVATGYIEELFANRVDSLHNTLTTDLYRTADFIRKDSLWSVQIVQIYVNSTHEIELIPRVGNHRILLGNADSLAIKFANLLAFYKQALPKVGQDTYKIINIKYANQVVGIKNEVLKKDSVNRKITSIKPDTSTKKNITLRED